GATGGTTGCCGACAGCATCAGCAGCGGAATGCGGGGGGGAAGGTATATCATGATTTCCTCCCAGACCACACCGCGGTCTTTATCTCCCAGGAAATGGGCCTCATCCAGAACTACTAAATCAGCCGCCAGCGTTTCGCCCTGGTGCATGCTGTCATATAGCTGATTGCGCAAAATTTCAGTCGTACCCACAATGATGGGGGCATCCGGGTTTTCCTTCCTGTCGCCGGTGAGAATACCGACATGCGTGTCGCCAAAAAGGGAAGAGAATTCAGCGTATTTTGAATTTGTCAATGCCTTCAGAGGGGATGCATACCAGGATTTTCCGCCCCGTTTGTGAATTCGTGCGATGGCCTGTTCTGCTATCCAGGTTTTTCCGGCGCCGGTGGGGGCGGTCACCAGACAGTCGTTTTGCTGAATGGCCGCTATGGCCTGCAGTTGAAACGGGTCGGGTTTGAAGGGTTCGGGGGCCGGGACCCCAATAGCGGCAAACACTTTCGTTAATTTTTTGTCTGCTCCTGGCTTAATGTCCACATGTGCTTCGCGGGCACGGGGGCGTTTTCCTTTGTATATGGCAGGTCTCTTTGGATGCATGGGCCTTTATACCTGTTTCATGCAAGATTTAGGTTATAAACCGGCAATGATAGACTGAACCACGGAAAGGGCGCCGGAATCCACGTCATAAGGTGAAATACCGTTTACGTCCGCTTCAATGAAAGCATCATCATAGGGGATAAACCCTAAAATTTCAAAATCGGACAGGTGCTTTTGTAAAAAATCCCGGTCCTGTTGCGTGCGGACCTTGTTTGCAATCACCGCAATCTGTTTAAGGCCGATTTCTGCTGCCAGCTGCCGGATATGCCCGGCCGTATCAATGCTGCGGCGGCCGGGCTCTACCACCACCAGCAACCGGTCCACCGCGCTGGCAGTCGCCCGTCCCAGGTGCTCGATGCCGGCTTCCATGTCCATCACCACCACTTCATCGCGCGCCAGGACAATATGGGTGATCAGGGCTTTGAGCAGCGTGCTCTCCGGACAGATGCAGCCGGCGCCGCCTTTTTTGACGCCCCCCAGGCGCATTAATTTGATATGATCGAG
The Desulfobacterales bacterium genome window above contains:
- a CDS encoding carbon monoxide dehydrogenase accessory protein CooC; translation: MKLAVSGKGGVGKTTFSALLIRTFNAQGKHVLAIDADPDANLAAALGIADADKIVPIAEMKDLIFERTEAKPGSIGGFFKLNPKVDDLPEKLSAKLDHIKLMRLGGVKKGGAGCICPESTLLKALITHIVLARDEVVVMDMEAGIEHLGRATASAVDRLLVVVEPGRRSIDTAGHIRQLAAEIGLKQIAVIANKVRTQQDRDFLQKHLSDFEILGFIPYDDAFIEADVNGISPYDVDSGALSVVQSIIAGL